The sequence below is a genomic window from Pleuronectes platessa chromosome 13, fPlePla1.1, whole genome shotgun sequence.
tcatcaccatcatcttcatcttcatccccctGTGCTGGCGATTACATGTCCTCACCTGGGACACCGGCTGCTGAAGTAAGTTCTCTAAGCTGATCGTCCTCTGTGCTTGTCGTTGGATCAGTGTGATAATGAAGCCTCTGTTTGTTTGGAGTGAACCTAGATGACAGCGTGTTCCTAGGACCGTCACGTCACTACACGACTCCAACACTCACAGGTCGTCCTGTTGCGAGATGTAACTTTGTTGTGTAACTTCATAACACATAATGACACTGCGATCACTGTTTGTTCTGTACTTCCCGAAGAAAAAGATTCACTGTATTCCTTATTTATACAGGATGAGTTCCGTTAATTATCCCATTAACAAGTCATGCAAAGGAGATGACTGCACATTGACACCAGGGGATAGTAGTATAATTTACATATCTCTCTACAGAGGCTGGTGTTTGATTCATGGATGAATTGAATTAAGTTTAAATGTGGTGCAGATGTTCATAATGTAAATGCAGTTATATTAGCCACTGCTGTTGTACCTGATGTCTGTCTAATGTTCTGCATTTGTATGATCTATCAGTGCAATAGTTTAAGATGCAGTTGGTACAATGGAGGTTTAGAAAGGACAGGAATATATCAAATGTGTggattctttctttttcctctctgaGGAGCAGACAGAGAAAAAGTTGAAAGCACCTGTCTTAAATCTCCGAACTAACTTCACTGctttctgtgatttaaaaagTGACAAAGAAAAAGTAGAAAGAAAGTCAGCGATCTCTTCCAGGTGGAGGCGACACATCTGAGCTGTTTACACACCACTTATCTATAAATTGCAAAGCTTATTTGCGAGAGATAGgactgctttatttatttatttaattctcaGTCCGACTATTGTTATTTACTCCATATTTTCACCCTTTCTTTTCAATCAATTCCTTGATGTTTTCAAAGCAGCTGCCATAATCCACAGGTATAAATGAAAGGTATTACAAGTATTTTGTCCTCAAGGGAACACCATGTGTCACCAGATGGGCTCTGTCCTCAGCCTTCACATGCACGGCTACTCGTTGCTTTCGTAAATCTGCATTTTGACTCTGTTTTATGCGTTTTTTAATGGAAAACTGGGATTCTGAGACATTTGTCCATATTCAATTTTTCAGTACAGTTTACTTTTGTTCTCATTTCAGCTAAATCTGTGGTGATCACCGTGATTTATCCGCTGCTTAGAAACCAAAGCAGGTGTCTCAATGAGGATCGATGAGCCGTGAAATTGATGCAGCTCAATCTTTCACGTTCATAAAAGCTGTATTTGCGTTGCCTCTCCAACCAAACATCCCTGCCCTCAGCTCTGGTGGAGTCTGTTCATCATCATGACCTTGGGTAACCTTTCAGAATTTTTAAATGACCTGGAAACATAAAGCCACTTCCTTAGGTCAACATTTAAAGCCACAGATGTGCAGTAGACTCACACGTCTGCTGTTTGCTTGAACAATGACAGTTTGTGATATGTTTGACTCACTCACTTACGAAAGAGGGTGAATGGATGGAACCTGTggtggatctaggatttttctaaataaaaaaacaatactgacaggacagggggatTCACAGGGGCCAATCCGATTTTAGTGTGCTCTGGCCCCACCCTTGGATCCGCCCCTGTCATGTAGTAATTTTAGTTTTGTAAATAATTAAGCAGTCAGCAGTTATATAAAGCTGTTAGCTTTATATAATGTACAGCTACTAATGTAAAGTCTTAAGCAGCATTGGCAGTTTACACTCTCTGACTTATGCCTGTGTTATCCTGTTGTGTAAACTTCATGTCTACTTCATGTCTCTCCATTGACTTTAAGTCTGTCTTGTTCATTtagcttcctctcctccaccaccactatcTGTCCAGCCCGATGAAACCACAGGCCATTTGATAATTGACACTGAGGCAGGCAGTTTCTTTCATTAGGTCTTCAAGTCCCCTATTAAAGCTTCACTTGGCCCTTTAGTCCATTCATCCGGAGAGCAGGGGAGCGATCAACGTGTCTCTGCGAGGAAAGACGAggcggagaggaaggagagacaaagcCTCCTGGAATAGAATTTGCTGACTGGGGGAGTGCACCTACCACAGGAAACATCTCTCCACTCCACGGCCCATTAAGGAGGCCACGGAGAGTGTTCCTGTGCAGGAGAGCAGCCACTCTCTGAGGGGTTCCTCAACATTTTACTCATCCGTCATCAGGGTCTGATTTATTTATCTTATACTATGCTGTACCTGAGTTCAGGAGAGGGGTGCGTCTGCCTCGTCTCAGTTATTTGCTCATGAGGAAAATTATTCGATCGGACAGAGTgtgtcaaaacatttttaaagcgACTTGTGCTGGCAGGGGCTATGGCCATGGAGCCTCTTGAACAGCCCCTCTCTCTGGGCCCTGACACTGTAAAAATCTATTATTCTATTCATGTTTCAAGGACTGTCCAGCTCTGAACCCCCTGAATCAATCAGTTTTCCCTCGACTCAGCACTTCTGCCTGTTGCAAAGTCCCTCTCTTATGTTGCCtcatctttatttttctctttcaggtCTTCTCATGAATGATTCCCCCCAAATGAAGAGGTTCCTCAGGAGGAAGATGTGCAACTAGAACAACTCAGGGCAACACAACCAAACCATTAGAGTGATTCGATTACAAAAACGTTTTCTGAAGTCAACACAACACGGATCATTTACAGCCTGTGAGCACTTTAAAAGATCTGTCGAACATCTTCAGCCATTCAACAGAGATTTATACTTTAATTTGTAATTTTGATAAAGGGCCCTGTAGCGCCACTGTTTGATGACACTTACAATATTACCAAGGAAATCAAGGACAATGCAAATGATTTGAAGTTGAGGTGACCACCACTGTCCATACTGTTAACATTAGAACGATTGTGTAAGAACGAGTGAAAACCAGAGAGGGTCACAACACCAGCCAGTTTGATCTAATACAACCTCACTGAGCATCTCACCAGAGGGCTCATTCATTTACCACTGATTTGCCCGGTGTTGTTTCTGCTGGAACTATTGCTTTGCCCTGGGGCTTGTGGGAGAACACTATTTGCATTTAGTTCCATCTGCTGCCAGATTTCACTATGTGATCCTTCTCCTGGGTTTATAAACACATGACCCCACAGAGTCATGCCAGTCCAGACATCTTCTGACTGCTGCACTAAACGTGCACAGTGAACAGTTTCTACCGATCAAAGCGTCCAGAATGAGCGAAACTAACTACTGGGTAGTGGACTAtgacctctcctctccttctccacctgtaTTCCCCAGGGGCCCGacagtgctgcagccagccatggCGGCACACCCAGAGCAGGGAACAGCCCTGTGTTTCGTGGGCCTCCTCCTGATTCTGCTGCTCGTCCTCATGGTTCGCTGCGTCCGTATCTTGTTGGACCCCTACGGCAGCATGCCGGCTGCCTCGTGGACAGACCACAAGGAGGGGCTGGACAGAGGACAGTTTGATTATGCATTGGTgtaaagatggggggggggggggggggggggatggatgaTGGTTCTTTTAAGGGAGTTTTAAATGATGAGAAGTGAAGAGCTTCTGTTTCCAGCTTTTTATCTCCTGAAAAATCAAAGAATCCTGGAAATGAAAGTAACGAGATGCTATCGTtacatatttgttattttgttagGGGTCATAGAAGCTGCCAGATGTCATCTTCAAAACAATAGATTGGTTGTAACGATGGATgacacgacccccccccccccatgattgAAAATATCCCGGATATAAATGCTGCAATCAAGTTCATTTAaaaccagagtctgtgcagcagagaTCGAGGGATGGAGCTCTGACTCAGCCAATTGcgagtcagctgtcaatcatgacgttttatCCCGTTTTTATatgatcaaataactaattaaaacaaaacttaacaGAAATGTTATAAGAACTACCtggaatgacagaaaccataattgagtgtgtatgtgtaatttaatttggtccatgccccatttactaacatggaggaagctgAATTTATAACCtatatactgcagtcagcctcCAGGCTTTATAGAAACTTTATGATCAAAACCATGAACCACAAGCCGGCAATCGGGGATATTCAGCAGAACAGAAACACCAGACGTCCTGGGTCCAGTTTCATTTACATCAAGTCATGTTTTACTGGAGacttatgtgtgagtgtgtgtgtgtgtgtgtgtgtgtgtgtgtgtgtgtgtgtgtgtgtgtgtgaacgatgTAACACTGCAGCTTTCAGCGGGACAAACACTGCAGGAAGACGATGATCAGTACCGTAGCATTATGTTGATCATGTCGTTTTGTATTTCTATAATGTTTTTACAAATCCCAGGGCAGAATTATAAATagagagcagagctgcagcaggagaggcCCTGATTGAATAAAAATTTAGAACAGACAAAAAAGTAGTTTGGACAGAACTAGTACACTGTGTAAATGGAGATATACAGTGGAGAGAGTAAACTTTACATGTTATatctaaaatgtttttatttttgaaagtaTAGCTGAaccaaaaaatgaaatagaCGTCATACTAGTTTCTCTGA
It includes:
- the LOC128454921 gene encoding cortexin-1, which produces MSETNYWVVDYDLSSPSPPVFPRGPTVLQPAMAAHPEQGTALCFVGLLLILLLVLMVRCVRILLDPYGSMPAASWTDHKEGLDRGQFDYALV